The following are encoded together in the Tribolium castaneum strain GA2 chromosome 3, icTriCast1.1, whole genome shotgun sequence genome:
- the LOC662824 gene encoding reticulon-4-interacting protein 1 homolog, mitochondrial produces the protein MDEVLFRGSQKIENLQVQLSLAAINSKEILHQYSQQSKTALLQAWNSSYTQQAKASLRELWQYFVDLGERVQTNLLEHLDPEKLYYNLVKVLWKKWTKRDFCFLCAGFICGSIVGVVFAISIKKKESVIRYMQAVQCTNYLGIESATVVENARAPDVCRENDVIISVKAASIHVIDAQICSGYGRTLRKILQKIYNKHSKKGLPVTLGRDCAGIISDIGSNVKRLEVGDEVWLTVPFWDVGTLSQSVIVPEFRIGRKPKNIGYEGACSLPYAGTVALNALKEVDISQENAQDKKVLIIGGCTPVGCVLIQILAHWSANVTTTCTKRAVPVAKALGADDIIIFPPEDNDKSNEGVAAFLKELELRDKFDCIIMTRSCDLKIKELDFFSQKGIVSTLPEERQSDSCGFLGETLLGTYIYLKSIIEKILGLSLNDYDEGHMCYVTLDELSEMVENGFLQTVVDKVFHPQDIEIALNHIQSDDSIGSTVITFR, from the exons ATGGACGAAGTCCTGTTCCGCGGCTcccaaaaaatcgaaaatttacaG GTTCAACTCAGCTTAGCTGCAATCAATAGCAAAGAAATCCTCCACCAGTATTCCCAGCAAAGCAAGACTGCACTTTTACAAGCATGGAACAGTTCTTATACACAACAAGCCAAAGCAAGTTTACGCGAATTATGGCAATATTTCGTCGATTTAGGCGAAAGGGTGCAAACAAACCTTTTGGAGCACCTTGACCCCGAGAAACTCTACTACAATTTGGTTaaagtgctttggaaaaaat GGACAAAAAGGGACTTTTGCTTTCTGTGTGCAGGTTTTATCTGTGGAAGCATTGTAGGCGTAGTTTTTGCAATCTCTATTAAGAAGAAAGAGTCAGTAATACGGTACATGCAAGCAGTCCAGTGTACAAATTATTTAGGTATTGAG tcaGCTACTGTTGTTGAAAACGCTAGAGCCCCCGATGTTTGTAGGGAAAACGATGTTATAATTAGCGTAAAAGCGGCCTCAATTCACGTAATTGATGCACAAATCTGTAGCGGTTACGGCCGGACGTTGCGTAAAATCctccaaaaaatatacaataag CATTCGAAGAAGGGATTACCGGTGACTTTGGGGCGCGATTGTGCAGGAATTATCTCAGACATAGGCTCAAACGTAAAAAGACTAGAAGTAGGGGATGAAGTCTGGCTAACAGTCCCGTTCTGGGACGTAGGAACTCTGTCCCAAAGTGTGATTGTGCCAGAATTCCGGATAGGTCGTAAGCCAAAAAACATAGGATATGAGGGTGCTTGTAGTCTTCCATATGCAGGGACTGTGGCATTAAATGCACTTAAAGAAGTTGACATCAGCCAAGAAAATGCACAAGACAAGAA ggTTTTGATTATAGGGGGGTGCACCCCCGTAGGCTGCGTTTTGATCCAGATTTTAGCCCACTGGAGTGCTAATGTCACCACCACTTGTACCAAAAGAGCAGTGCCAGTGGCCAAAGCCCTGGGGGCTGACGatattatcatttttccaCCGGAAGATAATGACAAATCTAACGAAGGTGTGGCTGCATTTTTGAAAGAACTCGAATTGCGCGATAAATTTGATTGTATCATCATGACAAGAAGTTGCGATTTGAAAATAAAGgagctcgattttttttcgcaaaaggGGATCGTGTCCACGTTGCCGGAAGAACGCCAATCTGACTCTTGTGGTTTCCTTGGGGAAACTTTACTGGGGACTTACATTTATCTAAAGTCAATAATTGAG aaaattttgggGCTCTCCCTGAACGATTACGATGAAGGCCATATGTGTTATGTAACCTTGGATGAATTGTCTGAAATGGTCGAAAATGGGTTTCTTCAGACAGTTGTTGATAAAGTCTTTCATCCCCAAGATATCGAAATTGCCTTGAATCATATTCAGTCAGATGATTCCATAGGCAGCACTGTCATCACTTTtaggtaa
- the mute gene encoding uncharacterized protein mute encodes MCNMEGNSGDENSDDGLQIVVDNPRPKKRAKRELDERDKKIIECVEKRLEENLEEKAAKANLTSKHVKNIIKEVVTNEHVLALVRQVERQTEDDSPVYEPKFTRAKTKHLLTTNAPAIPWSKTPKKVSAVQKLFTEELQEESSGDEYVPDTPSKNTSFDCQLETTQGTLRDEEEEANIARRTRSKLSLSHTPLEVIEEAFIPPDITTDMYDMDCDDDEWKEFLKTFTKPLDEVTKAAEDEDQDPEYNILADEEIDEVDTEELRADRAVTISRKEFNQLMTELFEFADNYETNELNKKNAEEVANTNTDDKQDTNVESECENDEDISIKKNQIPILVQQMTQHVQMLTQNYLMSYEHPEYAELADKLKQMLVDLKIEGVGKTASIYHVANLDPALNLIDDWEQLFESKSSEVKEYKAYVEKVLFKSIASKKAGTEYIVTFPTLYLKTVSNSEVFIYPNLLPRIPFKSSQVTRRAYHYFTPGEENLIALFLEQAIPSMKQDPEHLNKHKRINMDHVCGLINKLLMPHLPARKILRHIWTVKNTDDSNPIKFFYSHKRAPPAVHYVIPIDVNNLLPPCKQSPDSLPYLWQQYNYPDYKHQKSIENNITVNSSPIIVVNPPVQLWPVTTNTSASNYLHFSKKIIAKRKLEPNGSLPPVPVRKTRRRGPNKKSSANKTVVNKELMMLPDMPSLGGTPVKNTPEPEANPKEEGTNPSEKPPVRQSLSFENITSFSIEFQKPDSSRLTDANAKDNPDDINELMIASSTVKTKKEPSGAEKKRAKMRREFIANIVMATPDNPETELQKEENFAESFFDKLHQTLSVEDYEKLINILGHYDENSGQFVDLYKNVQSILFPKYKELSEEFLLFLTEIQAKKVGQLMPYFLMKDMHRFVKKLHIYFKDQPSQLRKVIKCISDLTENPDLTLENIKDTVLPLFKGNAALTDWFLQIFPYERPPKLLTGRPHEVIDWSKELARPPDSEICETVVFPDTDDPYGGHSCVCTCHNGENLQFKTRSQHCNNCGLKFIQGKIFINNGKSLRPAVVSFLTNPEKDHTIRLSATPPRKRSDSSPSKQVVSPTKENHTVEEPRQSHESEEECDGTKKKKTKAPRKRKVNPGKPAAKAKKEPKPKPVKSSPKRQNKKRAPKKPPEHKPGSKAGQAKRPAEQEIEYSEPAEFVELKVSSDHSGESGTECFGSSQEATNTDSEDVVDSTKVSLQQNAAWSREEDKTILQAFKERSDNEETFKHISEVLQNRSVAEIKNRFHKLMSLLQKMASNSSCH; translated from the exons AAGAGGGCTAAAAGGGAGCTCGACGAAAGAGATAAAAAGATAATTGAATGCGTTGAGAAACGTTTGGAGGAGAATCTAGAAGAGAAGGCAGCTAAGGCAAATTTAACGAGCAAACATGTTAAAAACATAATCAAAGAAGTCGTGACCAATGAACACGTCCTGGCTTTGGTCAGACAAGTGGAGAGACAAACCGAAGACGACTCTCCAGTGTACGAACCCAAATTCACCAGGGCTAAGACAAA gcATTTGTTAACAACAAATGCGCCAGCTATACCATGGAGCAAGACGCCGAAAAAAGTATCCGCAGTCCAAAAATTGTTCACTGAGGAGTTGCAGGAAGAGTCATCTGGGGATGAATATGTTCCCGATACTCCTTCGAAAAATACTTCTTTTGATTGCCAACTTGAAACAACTCAAGGGACTCTAAGGGATGAAGAAGAGGAGGCAAATATTGCCCGAAGGACGAGGTCAAAGTTAAGCCTCAGTCACACCCCTTTGGAAGTGATTGAAGAAGCATTCATACCGCCTGATATCACCACTGATATGTATGATATGGACTGTGATGACGACGAATGGaaggaatttttgaaaacattcaCTAAACCTTTAGATGAAGTCACTAAGGCCGCTGAAGACGAAGACCAAGACCCTGAGTATAACATACTCGCAGATGAAGAAATTGACGAAG TGGATACGGAGGAACTACGAGCTGATCGAGCTGTAACCATTTCGCGAAAAGAATTCAACCAACTAATGACTGAATTGTTTGAATTCGCCGATAATTACGAAACcaacgaattaaataaaaaaaatgccgaaGAAGTGGCCAACACTAACACTGACGACAAACAGGACACCAATGTAGAATCAGAGTGTGAAAATGACGAAGACATTTCGATCAAGAAAAACCAAATTCCTATTTTAGTGCAACAAATGACCCAGCACGTCCAAATGCTGACACAGAATTATTTAATGAGTTATGAACATCCTGAATATGCCGAATTGGCAgataaattgaaacaaatgCTT GTAGACTTAAAAATAGAAGGAGTTGGCAAAACTGCCTCCATTTACCACGTAGCTAATTTAGATCCTGCGTTAAATTTGATTGACGATTGGGAACAATTATTCGAAAGTAAAAGCAGCGAGGTGAAGGAATACAAAGC ataTGTTGAAAAAGTTCTTTTCAAATC aaTAGCATCAAAAAAAGCTGGCACTGAGTACATTGTAACGTTTCCGACCTTATACCTAAAAACTGTCTCAAACAGTGAGGTTTTTATTTATCCTAATTTACTTCCGAGAATTCCATTTAAATCGTCTCAAGTCACAAGACGGGCGTATCATTATTTTACTCCCGGAGAGGAAAA tttaatagcCTTATTTTTGGAGCAAGCAATCCCGTCTATGAAACAAGATCCAGAACACTTAAACAAACACAAGAGAATTAATATGGACCACGTTTGTGGCCTTATCAATAAATTACTGATGCCTCATTTGCCCGCGCGCAAAATTTTAAGACACATTTGGACCGTAAAAAACACTGATGATTCCAATCCAATCAAGTTTTTCTACTCGCACAAAAGGGCACCACCTGCAGTACATTACGTGATTCCCATAGATGTCAACAATTTGTTACCCCCTTGTAAACAGAGTCCAGATTCTCTTCCGTACTTGTGGCAACAGTACAACTATCCAGATTACAag cATCAAAAATCGATCGAAAACAACATTACTGTAAATAGTAGTCCAATAATAGTCGTAAATCCGCCGGTGCAACTGTGGCCTGTGACTACAAACACGTCGGCGTccaattatttacatttttcgaaGAAAATTATTGCTAAGAGAAAACTAGAGCCAAACGGGTCGCTTCCTCCGGTACCGGTGCGAAAAACACGACGTAGGGGCCCCAACAAAAAGTCTAGTGCTAACAAAACTGTGGTTAATAAAGAACTGATGATGCTGCCTGATATGCCGAGTTTAGGGGGGACCCCAGTCAAAAACACCCCAGAACCAGAGGCAAACCCAAAGGAAGAAGGTACAAACCCGAGCGAGAAACCCCCGGTGCGCCAGAGTTTGTCCTTTGAAAACATTACCAGTTTCAGTATTGAGTTCCAAAAGCCTGATTCATCGAGACTTACTGATGCAAACGCAAAG GACAAtcccgatgatattaacgaGCTAATGATTGCTAGCTCTactgttaaaacaaaaaaggaacCGTCAGGTGCTGAGAAAAAACGGGCGAAAATGCGGCGAGAATTCATCGCTAATATCGTTATGGCCACTCCGGACAATCCCGAAACGGAGCTTCAAAAGGAAGAAA ATTTTGCAGAATCGTTTTTTGATAAACTCCACCAAACGTTAAGCGTGGAAGATTACGAGAAGCTTATTAATATTTTGGGGCATTATGACGAAAACAGCGGTCAGTTTGTAGATCTGTACAAAAATGTTCAATCGATTCTGTTTCCAAAGTACAAGGAGTTATCTGAGGAATTTCTCCTCTTTCTCACTGAAATTCAAGCCAAGAAGGTGGGCCAACTTATGCCTTATTTCCTAATGAAGGACATGCATCGTTTCGtgaaaaaattgcacatttATTTCAAAGATCAGCCCTCGCAGTTGAGGAAAGTTATCAAGTGTATCAGCGATTTGACGGAAAATCCTGACCTAACACTGGAGAACATCAAAGACACGGTTTTACCGCTATTTAAAGGCAATGCGGCTTTGACTGATtggtttttacaaattttcccATACGAGAGGCCCCCTAAACt TTTAACAGGGAGGCCCCATGAGGTCATAGACTGGTCAAAAGAACTGGCAAGGCCGCCGGATTCCGAAATTTGCGAAACTGTGGTATTTCCAGACACTGATGACCCCTACGGGGGGCATAGTTGTGTCTGCACTTGTCACAATGGTGAAAATTTACAATTCAAAACGAGGTCGCAACATTGTAATAATTGTGGATTAaag TTTATTCaaggaaaaatttttattaataatgggAAAAGTTTGCGGCCTGCGGTCGTTTCATTTCTCACAAATCCGGAAAAAGACCACACGATACGCTTAAGTGCTACGCCCccaagaaaacgctcagattcGAGTCCGAGCAAACAAGTGGTGTCACCTACTAAAGAAAATCACACCGTGGAGGAA CCTCGGCAGAGCCACGAAAGTGAGGAAGAATGTGACGGaacaaagaaaaagaaaacgaaagcACCGCGAAAGCGGAAAGTAAATCCCGGAAAACCGGCCGCTAAAGCCAAAAAAGAACCCAAGCCAAAGCCGGTCAAGAGTTCGCCAAAACGGCAAAACAAAAAGCGCGCTCCTAAAAAGCCGCCTGAACATAAACCTGGGTCAAAAGCCGGTCAAGCAAAGCGACCAGCCGAACAAGAAATCGAATATTCCGAACCAGCGGAATTTGTTGAATTGAAAGTCAGTTCAGACCATAGCGGGGAATCTGGAACCG AGTGCTTTGGGTCGTCCCAAGAAGCCACAAATACCGACAGTGAGGACGTGGTCGATTCAACAAAAGTAAGTTTGCAACAAAACGCCGCGTGGAGTCGGGAGGAGGACAAGACTATTTTACAAGCGTTTAAAGAACGGAGTGATAACGAGGAAACCTTTAAACACATTTCGGAAGTGTTACAAAACCGATCCGTTGCTGAAATTAAGAACAGGTTCCACAAACTGATGAGTTTGTTGCAAAAAATGGCGTCAAATTC TTCCTGCCACTAA